CGCCGGGCCATGCGCGCTCTGATCGAGGGACACCTCGAGCGGGCGGTGGAGGATTTCCGCCAGGCCAGCCTGTTCAGCCCCAACTTCGCCGACGTCCACAATCTCATCGGCGTCGCTCTGGGGGAGCTGGAGCGCTGGGAGGAATCGATCGCCGCATTTCGCAAGGCTCTGGAGGCGAATCCGGAGTATCCTTTTGCGCGCCTCAACCTGGCCTTCGCCCTGGCCGACGCCGGGCACGAGCGTGAGGCGATCGAAGAAATGAGAGCCATCCTGGCGCGCGAGCCGAACAACGAGCCGGCCCTCGCCAAGCTGGATGAGCTCGTGTCACCGAGGAAGGAGCGGACGCGTGTCCAGGGCTAAGGCCTCCACGGAAGACGGCGCGCCGCGCCCAGTCATCCGGAGCGCCGGGCTGTCCGACGTCGGCAAGCGCCGGAAGTCGAACGAGGACTCCTTCGCGATCTCCGAGGACGGCACCCTGTTCATCGTGGCGGACGGCATGGGGGGGCACGCCGCGGGCGAAGTGGCGTCGCGCCTGGCGGTCGAATCGATCGAGCGGCACATCTCGGGCACCGATCCGCGCAAGGAGCCGACCATTCCCGCCTCCTTCCGCTCCCCCGGGATCGACGAGGCCAGCCTGCCGGTTCCGGCGCGCCGGGTGCTGAACGCCATCCGGCTCGCCAACCAGGAGATCGTGCGCTCGGTCCGCAAGGACAGCAGCATGCGCGGCATGGGGACCACGGTCGTCATCGCCTACGTCCACGGGACGCGCGCCTACATCGGCTCGGTCGGCGACAGCCGCGCCTATGTCGTGCGCGATCGGGCGCTGCGCCAGCTCACGTCCGACCACACCCTGGTCAACGAGCAGGTGAGAGCCGGCGCCCTGAGCAGCCAGGAAGCGCGCCACCACCCGGCGCGCAACATCCTGACCCGGGCGGTCGGCAGCCAGGAGGACGTCGAGGCCGACCTCGTGGAGCTCGACCTGAAGCCCGGGGACATCCTCCTCCTGTGCTCGGACGGTTTGACCACCATGGCGGAGGACGCCGACATCCTCAAGACCCTTCTGGCCCATCCCGACGATCCCGAGGCGGCCTCGCGCGCCCTCATCGACCTGGCCAACGATCGCGGCGGGGACGACAACGTCACGGTCGTCCTCGGGCGCGTCGGGACGCCGACGCACTGAACCCCGTTTCCGGAAACCCGTCGGCCCGCGTGCGGCCCGCCAGCCTGCCGGGTCCGGACCACTGCCCCGCCGTCCCGATGCGGCCGATTGTCAATTCGTGTAAAAAGGTTCGTGTTCCCACTTGCAGAGGGGGCGGGGGTCTTCTAGACTGTAAGTGTTTACTTACCAGAACGCGGAGGGCCTCCGGCATGTCGCGCGCGCGACTGACGGGCGAAAAGCGTCGCGAGCAGATCCTCGAGTCGGCCGTTTCGGTCTTCGGCCGCCGGG
This sequence is a window from Candidatus Polarisedimenticolia bacterium. Protein-coding genes within it:
- a CDS encoding Stp1/IreP family PP2C-type Ser/Thr phosphatase, with the protein product MSRAKASTEDGAPRPVIRSAGLSDVGKRRKSNEDSFAISEDGTLFIVADGMGGHAAGEVASRLAVESIERHISGTDPRKEPTIPASFRSPGIDEASLPVPARRVLNAIRLANQEIVRSVRKDSSMRGMGTTVVIAYVHGTRAYIGSVGDSRAYVVRDRALRQLTSDHTLVNEQVRAGALSSQEARHHPARNILTRAVGSQEDVEADLVELDLKPGDILLLCSDGLTTMAEDADILKTLLAHPDDPEAASRALIDLANDRGGDDNVTVVLGRVGTPTH